In the genome of Musa acuminata AAA Group cultivar baxijiao unplaced genomic scaffold, Cavendish_Baxijiao_AAA HiC_scaffold_71, whole genome shotgun sequence, the window GGCATGCTGTTGCTCAGGTATGTATACTCTTGAAACCCTGATATTTTATCAAACTATATAAATCTGAACACATGGAATATGTTTTGATTGGGTTTTATTTCAAATTTAGTATGCATTTAGGGCTTCGTTCATCATAACAAGTGATCCAAATTGTACCAAGTGGGCCTTGTCATGTGACCCAAATTGCCTAAGCCCATGCATTATCAGCATCCCTGTCAGGTCATTTGCCTAAGTGGGATTATTAGGAAGTCACAGTCTACCCTAACCAAATGGAGATGTCCTCAACAGAACTGGCTCAAAATCTCACTCAAGTACACTATTATCATGGTGTACATGATGTTCACGGTGTTAACCCTAAAGCTAGTTGACCTACTAATCCATTATTTGTATGGAGGTTAGCTATGTTTTAGATAGGACTTAGTTGACCTACTAATCCATTATTTGTATGGAGCAGAAACAGACACACGAGATGTTAACCATGTTAGTTATTTGAAATAGGTCAATCAAGTTATATGTACTAATATCACATTCATTTCCAATGTGAATCTACCGAAGTATCAAGTTGTATAGAGCCATAGAGCATGTAAATGTGAATTTGTAGCGTCAAATCCAAATTGTTAAATAAGTAATACCTTCGTCTGAGAAATGTGAATCGATCACCACATTTGTTAGATGTTGCTTGAggaaaacctattaaaaaaagaaatatactcaATGATAGGTTTatacaaaccaaaaagaaaatgtgAACTGTTTGCAAGCACAAGTTCTTGAACCTATGCATTCCTCTACAATATGCATCCAGTTACCCCAGTATAACCTATAAATTAATGGGCTTTACATGAAACATGAATCTAAACCAAGAGGAAGAACTAAATTGCAAAGCACCACCAAACTTAAATTCCCTTCTTTAAAAATGTTCTATTATATGTAAGCCAATGgatattgaaaattttgttgaagcaagatccatttatgaactgaTAGTAGTTATAGCATACCGCAGATAGAAGTTGTCTCGTCTTTGCATCCCACACACGCAAAGAGCTGTCCAATCCTATAAACcaatatcatcattaagcatgacctTATAAACCTACGACCAAAACACTAATGCATAATGTGGCGAGTAAAGAACTAAGGCTTCCACCAAAGCATAGTTTGACATATTACTTGTGAAGAcatgacatatgaaattaaaaatatttcatgcttAACTATAGTTTTACCAAAAAAAACTCATAGCAAGAATATATATTACAGTTTCAAACATGACAAGAAATTTCAGACAAAGCTCTAGGACcaacaaaataagagaaaaagattcTCTTACGTCTTCCACGTTCAAAATTATAGTTAACATTTAGTAAAAAGTAAACTTGAATTTGCAAGGTACACGTCACCACAAACAAGTATCCCAAAGTATGGCAGTACACTTTTCAGAATGTATCATCTTTTTAAATTACCAACAAGAGAACTTCCAAAACAACACATCCAAATATTACAAATGATGTCCATCTGATGCCGAGTCTAATGAGGTGGGAACTACCTAAAACTTGATGATGCTTACTGCTACCATTGAGatattttcttcaataaaatCTGTCAACATGACATAGCTAGAAATGAGAATTTCACACTAGGCTTGTGGTGTACTGCCCCAATGGCTAATCCAATCAAATTGGGGATTGGGTCAAGGTCGATGTCGGACCCAGGGTTGGGTTATAATTGTTCAAAACTAATCAGGACCAGGACAAGAACAATATCACCTATCCCCATCCCCATCTCAAGCCTCCCCCATCCTTTCTCCACGTATCCGACCGCACCAGAAAAAAACCCCAGCAATTTCATATAAGTAATTTCCCTACTATCTTGTTAATATAATTAAAGAATATATCAATAGTAAAAAATGTATTCATAAGCTATGAGATAACAGTTACATCAATCTTTGTTGGGTCGGAGATGGTACTAAGTTTATGAACCCGAGTCAAAGATGAGGCAAGGTCAGGGGACTTGGCTCAATCCAATTCAACTGGGTCGGGTTTGAACAGATTTGACAGGAAAACAGGCATAATCACGGTTGAATTGGGGTACAATTTTCCAAAACCGATTTAGGTCCAAGACAAGGACAGATATCACCTAACCCAACCCCAAGCCTGCCTGCACCATCCCATCTCACCCCAATGGAAAAAATGAACCCCCAACTATCTTGCAAATATAACTGAAGCATATGCCAATAATAATACATGTATTCTCGTAGGAAATTCATGTAGTGGTAAGACAGTTAGTACCATTAAATTTTTGTGTGGGTCAGGGATggtaataaatttataaacccgagTCGAAGATGAGCAGGATGAGGGCCGTATGTTAGACATAACACTCTGGTTTTCATTAGAAACACAAACAAAAGGATGTTTATCTTTAACAAAGTTGATTGTAAAATAACTCCCAATAAACCATGAAAAGTATGTCAAACATTGACCTTCAAGATGAAACAGTATGCACCCAGTAATTTCTCTTGAAATGAAGCAATGAGAATTTTTAAAGGATAAAATCCAAAAATGGCTGATAATCCATGGAGGATCGTTACTCAACAAATCAAAGAACAATAGAAAGCTTGAAAAGTTACATTAAATGAAAACCACCAAATATATTAAATTTGGTATATCTGAGTTATAAACTAAAAACTTCCAACATGGAACActattctctttcctttttttcgaGGAAACAAAACACTATTTTGTGCCATGGTAGAAGTAAAGTTGACTGAATATGTTGAATTAACAGTATACAACTTCTTACCACAAGATGCTATCACGGGAAGTTCTGGATGTCTCGCTATAGATCTGATGCTTCCAGAGCACTTACCAATAAAGCATCCCATCAGTTTTCCTGAAAACAAGGAAATCGACTGCCATCTAGTCAACATCAGGAGTTAGTTCTAAATATTAGTAACCCTGAATCACTTGAATCACCAGGGGCCAATTCATCATTGATAGAAGCTAATTATTAACTGTCTAACAGGTGATACAAATGTGAAACCATTACAAGAAAACTCAGATATTTCAAAATAATAAGCATCAGAATAACGGTAAATACTACaattcaaaaaactaaaatgaaTGGTACTACCCAATATTTTAACAACACTAGGAATTTGAATTGTTAAATAAAATTTTTCAGCTATAAGCATGTCCTAGCTTCAAGCTCACATTGGAAAAATCTACTCAGTTAATTAGATGAAATATTATTACTTGAACTAAGTTAATAACAGAAAATAAAAGTTCCAAGTGAGTCAAGCTAGTTCCGTCTCTGATAATGAGCTCACTTCATTAACATTCTTTGGACCAAATCCTTAATCCAAGAGCACAGGTCACCAAAAATGTAAACATAAAGCATGAACTTCTCAGAAATGACAGAAAGCATTACTGCACAAAAACCAGGAGGATGACTATACCGCACATAGTTAAGAATAGTTGAGCCAGTTCATTgacaatgaaaagaaattagaacaTCATGTAATCAACTGAGAAAACTATGTAATATAGAAGTTAGGATAATTTCCTTTTTGCATACCATACCTGCAACACATGTCACATTCAAACCTTTAGTTTCCTTGTTGGAACTGACTATTCCTGGTTCAATATTCTTAATTCATGTTGAGTCTTAAACTTTTTTTACGATTTCATAAAGGCCTTCAACATCAGCTGATTGCTTCTAAAATTGCTTATGATGTAGCCACATATATTGTCTGACATAAAACTGTTTGAAAGAATTTTCTGTTCTACTGAAAGTTTTAACTCCAACAATTTGACCATAAAGGAATAACAAGTTGAGGTTCATCGGACAGCCCAAAAACTAAAAAGGTTTTATCgatgaaataaaataagaaaccGTGATAATTTTGTCCATTATGGTAATAGGACTTAATTTATTATGGGAGTAGGAACAAGTAGCTAGACATCTGATAAATGTCTATAAGAATCAAAGAGTCTTAGATATGAGATTATAACTAAACGACAATCAGAGAAAGGATCTGATCAAGAAATTATATCCAATCAAGAAATTATatccacaaaaaaagaaaacaaaagagaaataaacAAAACAGCTAAATATAATTAACAATGTAGTTGCACAGTGACCTTGTAGAACTATGACTTTCACTAGTTCTCATACATTAAATTTCAGAATCATGAGATTATGATCATAAAAAACAACAAACTAAAGAGGATGAATGAAtcaggtaaataaaattaaagcatagCCGCATGGTGTACATTTAGAACTATGACTTTTACCTGTTCTCATATCAAATGAAGCAAGATCCCCAGAACCATTGCCTATATAGACTGTATAGCCATCTAGATCTTCACAAACTGCTTTAATTGGAGATTCTCTAAAGTCGACTGAAATTATAGGTCTCCTCTGTGCTGAAGTGTCATAAAGACGAACCTATCACAAGATATAATTTTTAACAAATAAGAGAATAACAGCATACTGGTCATTAAAATCTCATGCGGACTGAGTAATTAGTTTACATCATTTTCTCGACTTCTAAAGCAATGGGTCAAGAACTATTAACCATATACAAAAGATTCATTAACCAGGATAGACCATATGGTCAAGAATATTTCAACATTAATCAATAAACAGAAGAAAACTGTTTATTAACTACAAGTTGGTTAACACTCCAAATGTGCAAGCAGTATTTGTAAAAAAGTTTGGTCAGGCACTGTTATCATAAAATCAAACTTAAGACTTTCAAATGTATCCTCGATCTCATGGCAACAATTGCAAAAGTTGTCGAAAGACTTACAATAAAAGTTATACTCCCAACTATTAGCATTTTTTAGCTTGTAAGCTACAACTAGTAAACATATTTCATAGTGCCATACCTGATGATTGATCGTGCCAGCCACAACTTTTCTATGGTCATCTTCACTCAGAAAAGTTGCAGCAGTAAACCAAGTTGGAGAGAATATACCAAGTCTATTAGGAGGCTACAAAAGACAAAGAGCAAACCGATAGaatcttcataatcaaaatacaaaTAGACCAGAAACTCTCATTAAATTGCACTAATAAGAATGAAGTGACTCACAGATTTTGCACTCCAGATCTTACTGCATTTTCCAAGATCCCACATGTTCAATTCAATGCCATTCCTGagagaaaagaaaacacaaattaaagTACTAGGCCAAAATTAGGCAATATAACAACCTTTCAAATTTTTATTAAAGAGGCTGTCACCCATGAATATAATTGCAACAAACTCATATACATTTCTTTAACAGCTTACGGAAACTTACCCTCCAAATAAGGCATAATTCTCACTTTTATCCACTGAAGAACATATTATTTTACCAGAAGAGCATACATTCCATGTAATATGAGAAGCAGTAGTTGAGTTTTCTGGCGCATCACCGACGGGAATGGACCTCAAGCAAGCATTACCCTTTTCCAGACAGGTAAGTAATGAAACTGACCTGAAAAACATAAGGATTGAATGAATATAAGAATGTGCATGCAATTCGAGATCACAACTAAAGTTTGTAAGTAACAGTACCACCATGAACTAAATTTTACTCGATAGATGTACAGAATTTCCATTCTTGCATACAGATGCATGCATATGCAAAATCATTGTGAATATACGTCAGCTAGTTCTCCTCTCTTCTAGTTCTAATACAACTTTCTTTGTCCACAAAGCTTTGCTCTTGAATCACTAGATAAACCTTCGTATTAAGTTTCACTATCTATATACATTGGAACCTTGGGATGTCAAATACAGGAGTAAGTGCTGAAAGCAAGAATAATCTATCTGAACTTTTTTATTCAATGTCCTGCAGATACATATGCCTGCAGCAGTCTTTTAAACATGATAGTGTCATAGGTTTGACCCTCTAAATGCCAATTGGGCAGGTGCTAAAATTTTAATTCAACCATCTGTGatattctttcacatgaacaagTTTCTACAGAATATATCTTAGGTACAGCAGATTGGTAAAATGTTCGGATACAAGTTCAAAAAAATGCTACATCTGCTATGAGCTATGAACTATGGCATTTATTTATGTTACCTTGATGGAACATCGATTCCTTTAGTTTTGAAGAGATGCAATCCAACAACATGATCATCATTAAGAGAGCCATCCAGTGATAAGGGTTGATCGATCTTAGTGATGCCCAAAGCCTCTCCATTAATAGGATTTAGACACTCAACCTGGAATTCATAGAATATCCCATGTTTCAACAACCTAGAAAAAGAGGGTTTTCTCTTGTTTCATATATGATAACTTACCAAACCATTCTTGCGAGCAACAGCCAAAAGCTGCAAAGAACAGCAAACAATTAACAAGTGTCATGTCTAGAAGGTAGAAGAATATTTTACACGTCGAACTGTTATGAGATTAAAGATATAATTATACTAGAGTAACATATAAGAATTTCCaaacaaaggaaagaaaggtgGAAACACATCTTTAGTGATTACATGCCAATCCAAGAATGTGAAATAGAATGTGACATTATAGTCAACAGAATTCGCAAATCCAAAACAGGGTTCCAATGAATTATAAAACTTCCTTATAGGAATTGATCCTAGATCTCAAACTAATCGTGAATAATCACATTAAAGTTTGTATAATACTTAGGAATGCTTGTCCACCGTAATCAAACTCTAAAATCTTTGAACATACACTTTTCTTTTGTAATGTTAAACCACCATATCTCCATTGATCATCCAAATTAAACTTTCAAGCTGGAAAGTGAAGGCACAAAATAGGTTTCTGCTTCTTTAAGAAAGAAGAACATAACATGAATATTAGCTTCAAACTAGTGAAGCTTTCATTAATATTCAAGAGAAACTAATAAGATCGATTTCTGGTTTACTTCAAAACTACCAAGAAGCCATGAAGATCCAAAAGGAGACTAACATAAGCTTTGATTTGATTGTTTACCTCCCATTAAGTAGTTAAGATTGTCATAGCATCCATTTATGTATAATAACTCAAATCCAACAAAGAATGTGATAACAAACCGGATCAGTTTTGTGATCAGAATAAGAAGCAGCAAGGACACAAGATGAAGCATTTGGCTGCCCCCATGTTTCTACCACCTTTGGAATTCCAGTCTTTCCATGAGCTTCGACAACTGAAAACTCATTGCAATATCACATCATGAGTTGTAATTAAGAAATGCATGCCATGtagaccattcaagaaagagtaaTGTTTAAGCAAtaacaaccaccttttacaagacCGAGCACGTCAGTCGTCAAGGCTCTCAAAGGTGGGCATCCAGGGCACTCCAATGCACTTGTTCGTGGCATCTTCTTGAAACATTttggctcctcaaaacttcaccgAAATTATAAATTTCACCAGTAAGTAAAAGCAAAACAATTAACCGATCAATAGAACACACAAGAATAACAAAGCAATTAAGGTGTAGGGGCTGCAAAATCTTGTGCTGTGGAATCTCCAAAGAGAAGTAGGTAGAAAAAGATCAATCAATGTCCCAAAAATTACGAGTTTCAAACATACTTGAtgggaaggagaaaacaaaaaaagacaaAAGATCTTTTATATAATCACACTGTGTATACATCTAAACTAGCTTCAACATATTTTTTCATGTTCCTTAGAGCCACAATATCGGTATCCTGTCATGCTAAACAGCTATTCTTTCAGAAGTCAGGAGCCAACTCCTCTTTCGAATCTCGACATAATGGAGCCTCTATCTCATTTAGCAGCTTACTAATAGTAATCGTCTGGTAAACATCCCATCTTGATCGACGCATTATGTTGATCCAACTACTAGGCTATCATATGGTGTTTTGTTTGTCTTCAAGTTCCTTAGATTAATTGATAGTGGACATGTCACCCGAATCCCAGTCTAATGTCATAATGATCTTAAATTAAGAATGTACCCTCAGCATCACCCAATTTCTTcgagaaagaaaaacaaattaaTCGATAACATAATGCTGTTGGATTTGGTAATTATCGAtgagctttgttgatcatccaagcatgtaacAACTGTATCAACCATCGAGTGGACATATCACCCGAATCTCAGTTTAATGTCATACTGATCTTAACTTAAGAATTTATCCTTAGCATCACCCAATTTTTTCGAGAAAGAATAACAAATTAGTCGATAACATAAAGCTGTTAGATTTGGTAATTATCGATAagctttgttgatcatccaagcatgtaactgtatcaaccatcgagtggacatgtcacccgaatcgtcgatgagctttgttgatcatccaagcatgtaacTGTATCAGCCATCGAGTCCAGCAGATACCTGACCAAGCCTGGTGCTCTATCGATGTAAGACCAGATGATGGGGATAACAATAGAATTTACAGAAAGGACGATGCAAATAAGCGAAGGATGTCACAACCGGGGGCATAGGTGACGCTGAGCGAGCGAAGACGAATCAACAACACCCGTAAGATTGGTTATGAGAGAAAGATCAATATTGCTGGCTATGGAAGGTGCCGAGAAACCCGATTGACGATTCTCGACACCATATCGCCGGCGACCATACCGAAAACAGAGCGACGAGTTCAAATCGGAAAGAATCGACACATGAAGCTCACTTTTAGGAGGGATATAGAACATGTACCGGATCTTGCAAGAGGGGAGAACGTACGAGTCTGCTAGGTCAGAGATCGACAACTCGATTTGGCTGATCTCAGGAGGCGTCCGGCCAGGGCGATCTACGCTCGCTCGACGCCACTTAACCGGtggcaaaaaaaataaagaaaggatGGTCagggttctcgactacgggagggctgacgggtgcatTATCCTTTTTGGTTTGGCTCGCTTACAAACATCGTCGAGTCGGGTTTAAAATAaattgatctcgatccaaattTTATCGCTCGGTTCGGGTTATACCTAGTCTCGGTAACGatggaaaataaatattaactattttcctctcttttttagttttttattttattttataaaaaaaatattttttattataacaaaattatcatttatcattaagataatatcgtatAATTAATTGAAATAAGTCGATAGGGAAAATAAAatcagataattaattataatcgattgatatgaaatattagagtcgatcaccgtccaacatatattatcgtgtagatgttagcatagaaagacggttcaagcttagctcccctgtcactcatatgcataaaatataaatGGGGAACGTTAGGATAATTGCAAgctatattctttataaagaaacacagaagactgaaagaaaaaaagaaaagatggttagggttctcgactacgggagggctgacgggtgcactatcctttttggtttggcccgctcacaattggcatcgtcgagttgggcttgaaatcaattgatctcgatccGCTTTATAAAGAATATAGATTGCAATTACCCTGACGTCCCCCgttgatattttatgcatatgagtGAGAGAGGAGCTAAACTTAAATCGTCTTT includes:
- the LOC135654664 gene encoding uncharacterized protein LOC135654664 isoform X1 → MPRTSALECPGCPPLRALTTDVLGLVKVVEAHGKTGIPKVVETWGQPNASSCVLAASYSDHKTDPLLAVARKNGLVECLNPINGEALGITKIDQPLSLDGSLNDDHVVGLHLFKTKGIDVPSRSVSLLTCLEKGNACLRSIPVGDAPENSTTASHITWNVCSSGKIICSSVDKSENYALFGGNGIELNMWDLGKCSKIWSAKSPPNRLGIFSPTWFTAATFLSEDDHRKVVAGTINHQVRLYDTSAQRRPIISVDFRESPIKAVCEDLDGYTVYIGNGSGDLASFDMRTGKLMGCFIGKCSGSIRSIARHPELPVIASCGLDSSLRVWDAKTRQLLSAVFLKQHLTNVVIDSHFSDEGSNGNTCDQQADLQVCDDTETVDNDELPISSGKKASKRKRVGKVK
- the LOC135654664 gene encoding uncharacterized protein LOC135654664 isoform X2, with the translated sequence MPRTSALECPGCPPLRALTTDVLGLVKVVEAHGKTGIPKVVETWGQPNASSCVLAASYSDHKTDPLLAVARKNGLVECLNPINGEALGITKIDQPLSLDGSLNDDHVVGLHLFKTKGIDVPSRSVSLLTCLEKGNACLRSIPVGDAPENSTTASHITWNVCSSGKIICSSVDKSENYALFGGNGIELNMWDLGKCSKIWSAKSPPNRLGIFSPTWFTAATFLSEDDHRKVVAGTINHQVRLYDTSAQRRPIISVDFRESPIKAVCEDLDGYTVYIGNGSGDLASFDMRTGKLMGCFIGKCSGSIRSIARHPELPVIASCGLDSSLRVWDAKTRQLLSAVFLKQHLTNVVIDSHFSDEGKICHVHRGLNFWW
- the LOC135654664 gene encoding uncharacterized protein LOC135654664 isoform X3, giving the protein MPRTSALECPGCPPLRALTTDVLGLVKVVEAHGKTGIPKVVETWGQPNASSCVLAASYSDHKTDPLLAVARKNGLVECLNPINGEALGITKIDQPLSLDGSLNDDHVVGLHLFKTKGIDVPSRSVSLLTCLEKGNACLRSIPVGDAPENSTTASHITWNVCSSGKIICSSVDKSENYALFGGNGIELNMWDLGKCSKIWSAKSPPNRLGIFSPTWFTAATFLSEDDHRKVVAGTINHQVRLYDTSAQRRPIISVDFRESPIKAVCEDLDGYTVYIGNGSGDLASFDMRTGKLMGCFIGKCSGSIRSIARHPELPVIASCGLDSSLRVWDAKTRQLLSAVFLKQHLTNVVIDSHFSDEGES